The proteins below are encoded in one region of Aequorivita iocasae:
- a CDS encoding FAD-binding and (Fe-S)-binding domain-containing protein: MKQELQNFQKTFNGEFFTDTLHTSIYATDASVYRKIPLAVAYPKNAEAIRQLIDFAVKNNTSLIPRTAGTSLAGQCVGDGIVVDVSKYFTEIISVDTQKQTVTLRPGVIRDELNRYLKAFGLFFGPNTSTSNRCMIGGMVGNNSSGTTSIQYGVTRDKVLKLKTILSNGEEVVFEPLSKEKFLQKTQLDTLEGKIYKTIYNELISEQTQQEIWKEFPKPEIHRRNTGYSVDSLLNTTVFGEFKEEINLCKLLCGSEGTLAFTTEITLQLDPLPPQYTAMVATHYHTLEACLNDVIVAMQHNLHTCEMMDNVILDCTKKNKTYEPYRFFVKGNPKTILLLELKSNSEADLESQTSSLLDSLKLSSHSYHNPVLRGEEIEMAAELRKAGLGLLGNMVGDHKAVACIEDTAVALEDLPSYISEFSVLMKQYDQQAVYYAHAGAGELHLRPILNLKTGVGVEYFRKITTDVAKLCKKYRGSFSGEHGDGIVRAEFIPLMIGEKNYALLKRIKAAFDPHNIFNPGKIVNAFKMDESLRYEVDREEPNIETLLDFNDSEGILRLAEKCNGSGDCRKTAEAAGAMCPSYHATKNEKDTTRARANALREVLTNNTAANKFNSKELKEVFDLCISCKACASECPSNVDISTAKAEFLYQYNKINGVSLSNKLMGKSTKLNNMASNFPQLANWFFRNGLTSKIIKKIGGIHPKRSLPKVSNNSFSDLIQKHKNQLFTHNPGDDIPIKKVLLFVDEFSNYLDTEIALDSFLLLKGLGYKVEVIDNLDSGRALLSKGFLEEAKKEANTNIAFLKDKISTEVPLVGIEPSAILSFRDEYLRLADDIISAEAISKNTFLIEEFLSAEIHNGTISAAQFTSEERNIKIHVHCHQKSQSNQKVTFDILNLPENYKPTIIPSGCCGMAGSFGYEKEHYDVSMKIGELKLFPAIRKATDNTIFAANGTSCRHQIFDGTGRKALHPVTILRQALKN; this comes from the coding sequence ATGAAACAAGAACTTCAGAATTTTCAAAAGACTTTTAATGGTGAATTTTTCACCGATACCCTTCATACCAGTATTTACGCTACAGATGCTTCTGTGTATCGAAAAATACCGCTGGCCGTAGCCTATCCTAAAAATGCTGAAGCAATACGGCAGTTAATCGATTTTGCTGTCAAGAACAACACTTCCTTAATTCCGCGAACTGCAGGAACTTCTCTTGCCGGACAATGTGTGGGCGATGGGATAGTAGTGGATGTTTCAAAATATTTTACAGAAATAATTTCAGTAGACACCCAAAAGCAGACAGTTACTTTGCGACCAGGCGTGATCCGCGATGAACTGAACCGCTATCTAAAAGCTTTCGGACTTTTCTTCGGTCCCAACACTTCCACCAGCAACCGATGCATGATAGGCGGGATGGTAGGCAACAACAGCAGCGGCACAACGTCAATTCAATACGGTGTAACGCGCGATAAAGTTTTAAAATTGAAAACCATTCTTTCAAACGGGGAAGAAGTAGTTTTTGAACCACTTTCAAAAGAAAAATTTCTCCAGAAAACACAGCTAGATACGTTGGAAGGAAAAATCTATAAAACGATTTACAATGAACTGATTTCCGAACAAACCCAACAAGAAATTTGGAAGGAATTTCCAAAACCTGAAATTCACCGAAGAAATACGGGTTATTCGGTTGACAGTCTGTTGAACACAACTGTGTTTGGTGAATTTAAAGAAGAAATAAACCTGTGCAAACTACTTTGCGGAAGCGAGGGGACCCTTGCATTTACTACAGAAATTACACTCCAATTAGATCCGTTACCACCACAATATACCGCAATGGTTGCAACACATTATCATACACTTGAAGCTTGTTTAAACGATGTAATTGTGGCGATGCAGCACAATTTGCATACTTGCGAAATGATGGACAATGTAATTTTGGATTGTACAAAAAAAAACAAAACGTATGAGCCATATCGGTTCTTTGTAAAAGGAAACCCAAAAACAATTCTACTCTTGGAATTGAAAAGCAATTCTGAAGCGGATTTAGAAAGTCAAACTTCATCTTTGTTGGATTCCCTCAAACTTTCAAGTCACAGTTATCATAATCCGGTTTTAAGAGGCGAGGAGATTGAAATGGCTGCCGAATTGCGCAAAGCCGGTTTGGGCCTACTCGGAAATATGGTGGGCGATCACAAAGCTGTTGCCTGTATTGAGGACACAGCGGTTGCTTTGGAAGATTTGCCCAGTTATATTTCAGAGTTTTCAGTGTTGATGAAACAGTACGACCAGCAAGCTGTTTATTATGCACACGCGGGCGCCGGTGAACTGCATTTGCGGCCCATCCTGAATTTGAAGACAGGGGTGGGAGTGGAGTATTTTCGTAAAATAACCACTGATGTTGCCAAACTTTGTAAAAAATACAGAGGCTCCTTTAGCGGGGAACACGGCGATGGTATTGTACGCGCCGAATTTATTCCGTTGATGATTGGCGAAAAAAACTATGCGCTTTTAAAAAGAATTAAAGCAGCTTTTGATCCGCACAATATTTTCAATCCCGGAAAAATTGTGAATGCTTTTAAAATGGACGAATCCCTTCGTTATGAAGTAGATAGGGAAGAACCCAATATTGAGACCCTATTGGACTTCAATGATTCCGAGGGAATTCTTCGTTTGGCTGAAAAATGCAACGGTAGCGGTGACTGTAGAAAAACGGCAGAAGCAGCGGGAGCCATGTGTCCCAGTTATCACGCCACCAAAAACGAAAAAGACACTACGCGCGCACGTGCGAATGCCCTGCGGGAAGTTCTAACAAATAATACAGCTGCAAATAAATTCAATTCAAAAGAGCTAAAGGAGGTTTTTGATCTATGCATCAGTTGTAAGGCCTGCGCAAGTGAATGCCCCAGTAATGTGGATATAAGCACTGCAAAAGCTGAGTTTTTATATCAATACAATAAAATAAACGGTGTTTCATTATCCAATAAGCTGATGGGAAAAAGTACGAAACTTAACAATATGGCTTCCAATTTTCCGCAGCTTGCCAATTGGTTTTTTAGAAATGGTCTCACTTCAAAAATTATAAAAAAAATTGGTGGAATACATCCAAAGCGATCCTTGCCTAAAGTTTCAAATAATAGTTTCAGTGATTTAATTCAAAAACATAAAAACCAGTTATTTACACATAATCCTGGCGATGATATACCCATTAAAAAGGTATTGCTTTTTGTTGACGAATTCAGTAATTATTTGGATACTGAAATAGCCTTGGATTCGTTTTTACTTTTAAAAGGTTTAGGGTATAAAGTGGAAGTGATAGATAACTTGGATAGTGGCCGTGCCTTACTTTCAAAAGGATTTTTGGAGGAAGCGAAAAAGGAGGCCAATACAAACATAGCCTTTTTAAAAGATAAAATTTCAACAGAAGTTCCTTTAGTAGGTATTGAACCTTCGGCAATACTATCTTTTCGTGATGAATACCTTCGGTTGGCGGATGATATAATTTCGGCGGAAGCAATTTCTAAAAATACATTTCTAATCGAGGAATTTCTTTCGGCCGAAATACATAACGGTACTATTTCCGCAGCACAGTTTACTTCCGAAGAAAGAAACATTAAAATACACGTGCATTGCCACCAAAAATCACAGAGCAACCAGAAAGTAACCTTTGATATTCTAAATTTGCCCGAAAATTACAAACCTACCATTATACCTTCTGGTTGTTGCGGTATGGCCGGCAGTTTTGGATATGAAAAGGAACATTACGATGTGAGTATGAAAATAGGAGAGTTAAAGCTTTTTCCAGCAATACGAAAAGCAACGGATAATACTATTTTTGCTGCTAACGGCACGAGTTGTCGTCATCAAATTTTTGATGGGACAGGCAGAAAAGCATTGCACCCAGTAACGATTTTAAGACAAGCTTTAAAAAATTAA
- the bshA gene encoding N-acetyl-alpha-D-glucosaminyl L-malate synthase BshA — MKIAIVCYPTFGGSGVVATELGLALAEHGHEVHFITYKQPVRLELLSKHIHFHEVSVPVYPLFHYQPYELALSSKLVDMVKLHKIEVLHVHYAIPHAYAGYMAKKMLAEENIFIPMVTTLHGTDITLVGNHPFYKPAVTFSINNSDVVTSVSKSLKEDTLHLFDIKKEIHVVPNFIDIPKKINTFTDCQRDLMADKDERIITHVSNLRPVKRVKDVIEVFDRIQKKIPSKLIIVGEGPEREGCEQLCEEKGIEEKVLFVGNSNEVDKILCFTDLFILPSEKESFGLAALEAMACGVPVISSNTGGLPEVNIQGVSGFLSDVGNVDEMAENALKILATDETLKKFKKQAVESAMIYDTKKIVPLYEKLYEEAIAKRSLAQSQ, encoded by the coding sequence ATGAAAATAGCAATAGTATGTTATCCAACCTTTGGCGGAAGCGGGGTAGTGGCTACGGAACTTGGCTTAGCACTTGCCGAGCATGGGCACGAAGTTCATTTTATTACCTACAAGCAACCCGTTAGGCTAGAATTACTTTCAAAACACATTCACTTTCACGAGGTTTCGGTGCCTGTTTATCCACTTTTTCACTACCAACCCTACGAGCTTGCACTCTCTAGCAAATTGGTAGATATGGTAAAACTCCATAAAATTGAAGTATTACACGTGCATTATGCAATACCCCACGCATACGCAGGCTATATGGCCAAGAAAATGCTGGCCGAGGAAAATATCTTTATCCCAATGGTAACTACGCTTCACGGCACAGATATTACCCTGGTGGGGAACCATCCATTTTATAAACCAGCAGTTACTTTTAGCATTAACAATAGCGATGTGGTAACTTCAGTTTCAAAAAGTTTAAAAGAAGACACGCTGCATCTTTTCGATATTAAGAAAGAAATACACGTAGTGCCAAATTTTATAGATATTCCGAAGAAAATCAACACATTTACTGATTGTCAGCGCGATTTAATGGCGGATAAGGACGAGCGGATTATTACCCATGTGAGTAATCTTCGACCAGTAAAACGTGTAAAGGACGTGATAGAGGTCTTTGACCGCATTCAGAAAAAGATTCCTTCCAAATTAATAATAGTAGGTGAGGGGCCCGAACGTGAAGGCTGCGAGCAACTATGTGAAGAAAAAGGTATTGAGGAAAAAGTACTTTTTGTGGGCAACAGCAATGAAGTGGACAAAATTCTTTGTTTTACAGATCTGTTCATTCTCCCTTCAGAAAAGGAAAGCTTTGGTCTTGCGGCATTGGAAGCCATGGCTTGCGGCGTTCCGGTAATTTCAAGTAATACAGGCGGCTTGCCAGAAGTAAATATTCAAGGAGTAAGCGGTTTTTTAAGCGATGTAGGCAATGTGGATGAAATGGCCGAAAATGCCTTAAAAATCTTAGCAACTGATGAAACACTGAAGAAATTTAAGAAGCAAGCAGTCGAGTCTGCAATGATTTACGATACAAAGAAAATTGTTCCGTTGTATGAAAAGTTATATGAAGAGGCAATTGCAAAAAGAAGTCTTGCCCAATCTCAATAA